The following DNA comes from Mycolicibacterium aromaticivorans JS19b1 = JCM 16368.
TCTACCTGGAGAACCAGTACTTCGCGTCGCGCAGTATCGCTGGGGCGATCGCTGCCCGACTTCGTGAGCCTGACGGACCAGAAGTCGTGATGATTCTCCCGCGCAGCTCAGAAAGCCGCTTGGAACAAGAATCGATGGACAGCGCCCGCGAGCGACTCGTCCGGATGCTCAAAGCGGCCGACGAGCACGGGCGGCTGGGGGTGTACTGGCCCGCCGCGGGTCGGGGCGTGTCGGTCTATATCCACTCGAAAGTCCTTGTGATCGATGGCCGATTACTTCGCATCGGATCGTCGAACTTCAACAACAGGTCGTTGGGGTTCGACAGCGAATGCGATATTGCGATCGAATCCCTGCCCACGCGTGGGAACGCCGCGCCGGTCGAGGAAGAGATCCTCCGCGTTCGAAACACGCTCGTAGCCGAGCACCTCGGTGCGTCAGCCGATACTTTCCGCGACGAGATGGCCTGCCGCGGCTCATTTCTGGCGACTGTCGAGGCGCTACGAGGGACCGGACGATCGCTTAGGGCGCTCACCGACACGATGGTGGCCGCAGACGCGAGTCCCTTCGCGGAGAACGACCTCATGGATCCCGCCCGAGTGCCGCAGTCCCTGCCGGAGAGTGCCCTGAGGCTCATCGAGTCGGTCGCGACGTGGCCGCTACGGCACTCGCTTCTGGGTACATGGCTGCGGAAGCTTCGCGGCTTCTGAAGTGAGGCCTGCGGCCGAGATGGTGCAGTATTCGATCCAGGTCGCCGGCACCGTCGACCGGCTCGATCGCCGGACCGAACGGCACGGCATCGAGGAGCCTGATCTCGCCCGCCGGTATACCGAGCACCAAAGGCATTGCAGCAGCGAGGATATCGGGCGGCAGTTCATAGTTCACCCCGAGCGACGCGGCGACATCCCAGCCGTGGACGACGTAGTCCACGAAATGAAAGCCCATGGCCACCGAGCCGGGAAAGACTGCGTTGTCACCGAATTCAGGGAGGGCGAACG
Coding sequences within:
- a CDS encoding TIGR03086 family metal-binding protein, whose translation is MITVEHRSAILRSVAVVDTVQPADLDRPTPCAGWDLSDLLAHMAVQHRGFAAAARGHGADLGQWRAESVVAEVRRDPARTYAEAADDVLDAFSADGVDDASFALPEFGDNAVFPGSVAMGFHFVDYVVHGWDVAASLGVNYELPPDILAAAMPLVLGIPAGEIRLLDAVPFGPAIEPVDGAGDLDRILHHLGRRPHFRSREASAAMYPEASAVAATSRPTR